Within Pseudomonas sp. LBUM920, the genomic segment AGCAAAACCCGGCCAGGCGCGGGCGGCTTTTACGAAACCACCAGGCAAACACCAGCAACAGCAAAAAAATGCCGGGCGGCAAGAGCAATTGTTTAATGAAATAACGAAAAGGCATCGGGCATCTCCAAAGATGCCCGAAGCCTAGATGCAACGGGATTTAGCGACAATCTTTACCAACACATTTCGAGAAGGTCACTGGATAACGCGATGTTTCACCGAACGGCCCGAAGCTTTTCGGGACCGCGACCGGCCGCCACATCCTTCAGCCAGACCACCTTGGCCGAACGTGATGGCGCCTGGGCTGGCGGGGAAGCCTGCCCTTGAGAGGCACGGTGGTGATTCAATTCCAGGTAAACCTTGATCAATTCAAGCTCAGCCTGGCTCAAGCCTCGCAACTCCAATTCCAGAGGCCGTTCATCACGCAATCGGCCTGCGGTTCTGGCGGCATCCAATGCCCGACCCAAACGGTCGATCAGTCCTTGGTACAACTGCGGTTTCGTTAAAGTTCGCTGCGATTCAACCATCCCCTCACCTCATTGAAGATAAGACTCACTCCCCAATAAACAGCGTAGTCCCCGTGGCTGCGCCTGCCCGGCGCCGCGACAGACGGCCCTGCCTGCGCAATCAGGGTTTCCCTCGATAGAGTGGGGTCATGTATGCTACGGCGCTTCCTGTAACTCCACTTCCCGCAGGGTTTGGGCACGGACGCGCCGCTTTTTGGTGTCGATCAACCTGAACGTTGCACCGAAGAGGATTAGGCCACCCCTATTCAGTTCAAAAGTAGCCATGCACGAACAATATCAGCCCCGTGAAATAGAAAATGCCGCCCAAACCTTCTGGGACGAGCAAAAGTCCTTTGAAGTCAGTGAACAGCCAGGCAAGGAGACTTACTACTGCCTATCGATGTTCCCTTACCCCAGCGGCAAGCTACACATGGGGCACGTGCGTAACTACACCATCGGCGACGTGATTTCGCGCTACCAGCGCATGCTCGGCAAGAACGTCCTGCAACCCATGGGTTGGGACGCCTTCGGCATGCCGGCGGAAAACGCCGCGATGAAAAACAACGTGGCGCCCGCCAAGTGGACCTACGAAAACATCGCCTACATGAAGACCCAGCTGCGCAGCCTGGGCCTGGCGGTGGACTGGTCGCGCGAGGTCACCACCTGCAAGCCCGATTACTACCGCTGGGAACAATGGCTGTTCACCCGCCTGTTCGAAAAAGGTGTGATCTACAAGAAAAGCGGCACCGTGAACTGGGACCCGATCGACCAGACCGTACTGGCCAACGAACAGGTCATCGACGGTCGCGGCTGGCGCTCCGGCGCGCTGATCGAAAAGCGCGAAATCCCGATGTACTACTTCAAGATCACCGCCTACGCGGATGAACTCTTGTCGAGCCTCGACGACCTGCCGGGCTGGCCTGAGCAGGTCAAGACCATGCAGCGCAACTGGATCGGCAAATCCAAGGGCATGGAAGTGCAGTTCCCGTACAACGTCGATTCCATTGGCGTTGACGGCGCACTGAAAGTCTTCACCACCCGCCCAGACACCCTGATGGGCGCGACCTACGTCGCCGTGGCCGCTGAACACCCGCTGGCCACCCAGGCCGCGCAGAACAATCCAGAGCTTTCGGCCTTCATCACCGAATGCAAAGGCGGCAGCGTGGCCGAAGCCGACGTCGCCACCCAAGAGAAAAAAGGCCTGCCAACCGGCCTGTTCGTCGAGCACCCGCTGACCGGTGAAAAACTGCCGGTGTGGGTCGCCAACTACGTGCTGATGCACTACGGCGATGGCGCAGTAATGGCCGTGCCGGCTCACGACGAGCGCGATTTCGAATTTGCCACCAAGTACGGCCTGCCGATCAAATCGGTCGTGCGTACCAGCTCGGGCGATACCAACCCGGCCCCGTGGCAAGACGCTTACGGTGAGCACGGCGAACTGATCAACTCCGGCGAGTTCGACGGCCTGGATTTCCAGGGTGCCTTCGACGCCATTGAAGTGGCACTGATCAAGAAAAACCTCGGTGCCTCGCGCACCCAGTTCCGCCTGCGCGACTGGGGCATCAGCCGCCAGCGCTACTGGGGCTGCCCGATTCCGATCATCCACTGCCAAACCTGCGGTGACGTGCCGGTGCCGGAAGACCAGTTGCCGGTGGTACTGCCCGAAGACGTGGTGCCCGATGGCGCCGGTTCGCCATTGGCGCGCATGCCCGAATTCTACGAGTGCGCCTGCCCGAAATGCGGTGCACCGGCCAAGCGTGAAACCGACACCATGGACACCTTCGTAGAGTCCTCGTG encodes:
- the leuS gene encoding leucine--tRNA ligase — protein: MHEQYQPREIENAAQTFWDEQKSFEVSEQPGKETYYCLSMFPYPSGKLHMGHVRNYTIGDVISRYQRMLGKNVLQPMGWDAFGMPAENAAMKNNVAPAKWTYENIAYMKTQLRSLGLAVDWSREVTTCKPDYYRWEQWLFTRLFEKGVIYKKSGTVNWDPIDQTVLANEQVIDGRGWRSGALIEKREIPMYYFKITAYADELLSSLDDLPGWPEQVKTMQRNWIGKSKGMEVQFPYNVDSIGVDGALKVFTTRPDTLMGATYVAVAAEHPLATQAAQNNPELSAFITECKGGSVAEADVATQEKKGLPTGLFVEHPLTGEKLPVWVANYVLMHYGDGAVMAVPAHDERDFEFATKYGLPIKSVVRTSSGDTNPAPWQDAYGEHGELINSGEFDGLDFQGAFDAIEVALIKKNLGASRTQFRLRDWGISRQRYWGCPIPIIHCQTCGDVPVPEDQLPVVLPEDVVPDGAGSPLARMPEFYECACPKCGAPAKRETDTMDTFVESSWYYARYASPHYEGGLVEKSAADHWLPVDQYIGGIEHAILHLLYARFFHKLMRDEGLVSSDEPFKNLLTQGMVIADTYYRREANGAYTWFNPADVELERDSKAKVISAKLKSDGLPVEIGGTEKMAKSKNNGVDPQSMIDQFGADTCRLFMMFASPPDMSAEWSDSGVEGSHRFLKRVWRLAHAHVSQGLPGKLDVASLSDEQKAIRRSTHLAIRQASQDVGQNHKFNTAIAQVMTLMNVLEKAPQATEQDRALVQEGLETVVLLLAPITPHISHDLWSRLGHSGAVIDAGWPVQDDSALVQDTLQLVIQVNGKLRGQIDMPASASREDVEAAARVNENVLRFTEGLTIRKVIVVPGKLVNIVAS